A stretch of Castanea sativa cultivar Marrone di Chiusa Pesio chromosome 2, ASM4071231v1 DNA encodes these proteins:
- the LOC142624766 gene encoding glycolipid transfer protein 1: MEGTVFTPALEGMKHVKSEQGEILAQPFLEVCKQILPVIEKFGAAMALVKSDIGGNITRLESKYSSNPSEFNHLYSMVRAEVASKTAKGSSSCTNGLLWLTRAMDFLVELFRNLLEHKDWTMSQACSDSYGKTLKKWHGWLASSSFTVAMKLAPDRKKFMEVMGSGDIYGDIEKFCTTFYPYLEENHKFLASVGLDDLKAS, translated from the exons ATGGAGGGAACAGTCTTCACTCCTGCTTTGGAAGGAATGAAGCATGTGAAGTCCGAGCAAGGGGAAATCCTGGCCCAGCCTTTCCTGGAAGTGTGCAAGCAGATACTGCCTGTTATAG AAAAGTTTGGAGCTGCTATGGCCCTTGTCAAAAGTGATATTGGTGGAAACATCACG aGACTGGAGTCTAAATATTCTTCAAATCCATCTGAATTCAACCACCTATATAGCATGGTTAGAGCAGAAGTTGCATCTAAAACAGCGAAGGGATCATCCAGTTGCACCAATGGTCTTCTTTGGTTGACAAG AGCGATGGATTTCTTGGTGGAATTGTTTCGCAACTTACTCGAGCATAAGGATTGGACAATGTCACAGGCCTGTTCAGATTCCTATGGAAAGACCCTGAAAAAATGGCATGGCTGGCTTGCTAGTTCAAGTTTCACT GTTGCCATGAAGCTTGCTCCAGATAGAAAGAAGTTCATGGAGGTGATGGGCAGTGGTGATATCTATGGTGACATAGAAAAATTTTGTACCACCTTTTATCCTTATCTTGAAGAGAATCACAAGTTTCTG GCTAGCGTTGGCTTGGATGATCTGAAGGCTTCATGA
- the LOC142625030 gene encoding uncharacterized protein LOC142625030 translates to MATKVKGIFKGLRYISQIFDEKEPEMQIGYPTDVKHVAHIGWDGPSADSPSWMREYKSTQEDSSGTLDSFGEVKLSFEDKKPSGPEIQEPLLLNIRSSSTGSPGISPSWSLDAHNSSRRHSLMDSSDSPTPSPSPSSTTRHTRRLRNLNHGHDSPSQDSPPVPKYSRRRKSKGSSGSSSGSIRSSRSKGQNSLPDIPFSDTVLGPGSGHDMKNNESNLNSVLEEKEEGGGHM, encoded by the exons ATGGCGACCAAGGTGAAGGGTATTTTTAAAGGCCTAAGATACATATCACAAATATTTG ATGAAAAAGAACCAGAAATGCAAATTGGCTATCCCACAGATGTAAAGCACGTTGCGCATATTGGATGGGACGGGCCATCTGCAGATTCACCGAGCTGG ATGAGGGAGTATAAATCTACCCAAGAAGACTCATCCGGGACATTGGATTCTTTTGGAGAAGTGAAATTGTCATTTGAAG ATAAAAAACCAAGTGGCCCTGAAATTCAAGAACCACTGCTTCTAAATATTAGATCATCGAGTACTGGTTCACCTGGTATCTCCCCAAGTTGGAGCTTAGATGCACATAATTCCTCAAGGCGTCACAGCTTAATGGATTCGTCGGATTCTCCaacaccatcaccatcaccatctaGCACAACACGACACACGAGGCGTCTCCGGAATTTAAACCACGGACATGACTCACCATCACAAGACTCGCCTCCTGTCCCCAAATACTCTCGTCGGAGGAAATCAAAGGGATCATCTGGATCTAGTAGTGGCTCAATAAGGTCGTCGAGGAGTAAAGGCCAGAATTCATTACCAGACATTCCTTTCTCGGACACGGTATTGGGGCCTGGATCTGGGCATGATATGAAGAACAATGAGAGTAATCTAAACTCAGTTTTGGAAGAGAAGGAAGAGGGAGGAGGAcatatgtaa